Proteins from a genomic interval of Nostoc sp. TCL240-02:
- a CDS encoding GAF domain-containing sensor histidine kinase → MSKTSDDEILLHNQTWQRERQIIIRLSSLNYLTGELGSYLHNIACGVSELIGVDWTVVTFCQEGFETVLASSLEMGEGEHIYSLHGLLTGTVIQMGHSLAVKDAQKHPEYGQAPEGYCAYLGIPLRTAENKVIGTICSFNHQPRDFTKEDIQIVELFAERAATAIDNYHLYQQQCKFNHILEAEVEKRTAELQATQAKLLEQERLAAIGEFAAMIVHEIRNPLTTMIMGLKYFQKTILTESAQERLALALNESSRLERLLSEILLYAKPQVLQLCELDVNELIHDLLVYIHEMPEALERKIEFVPVLPTVKVLGDKDKLKQVFINILRNACEAVAPGDIVKWEVGCSDINKVYINVHNGGAPIPSEFISKLSQPFFSTKPCGTGLGLAITKRIVNAHNGELSICSDILTGTIVSIQLPVVPF, encoded by the coding sequence ATGAGTAAAACTAGTGATGACGAAATATTGTTGCACAACCAAACTTGGCAGCGCGAGCGACAAATCATAATCCGTTTGTCTTCTTTAAACTATCTAACTGGCGAACTGGGCAGCTACTTGCATAATATTGCCTGTGGAGTCAGCGAACTTATTGGAGTTGATTGGACAGTTGTTACTTTTTGCCAGGAGGGGTTTGAAACGGTTCTAGCCAGTAGTCTTGAAATGGGAGAGGGTGAACATATTTATTCACTACATGGTTTACTAACTGGTACTGTTATTCAAATGGGTCACTCATTAGCCGTGAAAGATGCTCAAAAACACCCAGAATATGGACAGGCTCCAGAAGGTTATTGTGCATATTTAGGGATACCACTGCGGACTGCTGAAAACAAGGTAATTGGTACTATCTGTTCTTTTAATCACCAACCACGTGATTTTACAAAAGAAGATATTCAAATTGTGGAATTGTTCGCTGAACGAGCAGCAACAGCAATTGATAACTATCATCTTTATCAACAACAATGCAAATTTAATCATATTTTGGAAGCTGAGGTAGAAAAACGCACCGCAGAATTACAAGCAACCCAAGCCAAGCTTTTAGAACAGGAACGATTGGCTGCTATTGGTGAATTTGCTGCCATGATTGTGCATGAAATTCGTAATCCCTTGACTACAATGATTATGGGATTAAAGTATTTCCAAAAAACCATTTTAACAGAATCTGCTCAAGAGCGATTAGCGTTGGCATTGAATGAATCTAGCCGTTTGGAGCGTCTGCTAAGTGAAATTTTGCTATACGCCAAGCCTCAAGTATTGCAGCTTTGTGAATTAGATGTGAATGAACTAATTCATGATTTACTAGTATATATTCATGAAATGCCAGAAGCTCTGGAACGAAAAATTGAATTTGTTCCGGTGTTACCTACAGTAAAAGTTTTGGGGGATAAGGACAAACTTAAACAAGTATTTATTAACATCCTTCGGAATGCTTGCGAGGCAGTTGCACCAGGAGATATTGTTAAATGGGAAGTGGGTTGTTCTGATATAAATAAAGTCTATATTAATGTCCATAATGGCGGCGCACCAATTCCATCAGAATTTATAAGCAAGCTTTCTCAGCCATTCTTCTCCACAAAACCTTGTGGCACTGGGCTAGGGCTTGCTATTACTAAACGCATCGTCAATGCTCATAATGGAGAACTATCAATCTGTTCTGATATTTTAACAGGTACTATAGTAAGTATTCAATTACCTGTAGTTCCTTTTTAG
- a CDS encoding thermonuclease family protein, which yields MMELLELMLVLATVVGVTDGNTILVKNNAGQTIPVRLACINAPKAVGQVYTLAATQSLKQLLPPKTPVVIRSIEQLQNGRTVGEVFVDNRSVNLLLVESGNAVVDRESLQNCYESKTQYLIAEANAKNKHLGLWQQSNMQLKFHSK from the coding sequence ATGATGGAATTACTTGAACTAATGTTGGTGCTAGCTACAGTAGTTGGTGTTACAGACGGAAACACAATTTTAGTTAAAAATAATGCCGGACAAACAATTCCTGTTAGGCTAGCGTGTATCAATGCACCAAAGGCGGTTGGACAAGTGTATACTTTAGCAGCGACACAAAGCTTAAAACAGCTACTACCACCTAAAACTCCTGTTGTGATTAGAAGCATTGAACAACTCCAAAATGGCCGTACAGTTGGTGAAGTGTTTGTGGATAATCGATCAGTAAATCTCCTTTTGGTAGAGTCAGGTAATGCTGTCGTTGACAGAGAATCTTTACAAAATTGCTACGAAAGCAAAACCCAATATTTAATTGCAGAAGCTAATGCTAAAAATAAGCATCTGGGATTGTGGCAGCAATCAAACATGCAATTGAAGTTTCATAGCAAGTAA
- a CDS encoding low specificity L-threonine aldolase has protein sequence MSSNLEQFASDNSSGICPEALEYTIRANQGSVPAYGNDEWTQKATDYFRELFEIDCEVFFTFNGTAANSLSLAALCQSYHSVICHETSHIETDECGAPEFASNGSKLLLAQGKNGKLTSESIEAIVTRRTDIHYPKPKVISITQSTELGTLYSIEELLKIKEVAKKYNLKIHMDGARFANAVAAMNKSPAEITWKTGVDVLCFCGTKNGMALGEAILFFNKELAEDFDYRCKQAGQLASKMRFISAPWLGLLETGAWLKNAKHANQCAEYLENQLLNIEGVDLMFPREANAVFVKLPEQVIHTLKAKNWQFYTFIGVGGVRFVCSWNTTQSRIDELIDDIKKAIITI, from the coding sequence ATGAGTAGCAACTTAGAACAATTTGCAAGTGATAATTCTTCTGGTATTTGTCCAGAAGCACTGGAATATACGATTAGAGCAAATCAGGGTAGTGTTCCAGCTTATGGGAATGATGAATGGACTCAAAAAGCAACAGATTATTTTCGGGAACTCTTTGAAATTGATTGTGAAGTATTTTTCACCTTTAATGGTACAGCCGCAAATTCTTTGTCTTTAGCTGCCCTTTGCCAGTCATATCACAGTGTGATTTGTCATGAAACATCTCACATAGAAACAGATGAATGTGGCGCACCTGAATTTGCATCTAATGGTTCTAAACTTTTACTGGCTCAAGGGAAAAATGGCAAGTTAACATCAGAATCGATAGAAGCAATTGTCACTAGACGCACTGACATTCATTATCCAAAGCCTAAAGTTATTAGTATTACCCAATCAACTGAATTAGGAACTTTATATTCTATTGAAGAACTTCTAAAAATTAAAGAAGTGGCAAAAAAGTATAATTTAAAAATTCACATGGATGGCGCTCGTTTTGCAAATGCAGTTGCCGCTATGAATAAAAGCCCTGCTGAAATTACTTGGAAAACTGGAGTAGATGTATTATGCTTTTGTGGTACTAAGAATGGAATGGCATTAGGTGAAGCAATTCTTTTCTTCAACAAAGAGTTAGCAGAAGATTTTGATTATCGATGCAAGCAAGCAGGTCAGTTAGCTTCAAAAATGCGGTTTATTTCTGCTCCTTGGTTGGGTTTGTTAGAAACTGGTGCTTGGCTAAAAAATGCCAAACATGCTAATCAATGTGCTGAATATTTAGAAAATCAACTCTTAAATATAGAAGGCGTTGACTTGATGTTTCCCAGAGAAGCCAACGCCGTATTTGTGAAATTACCTGAACAAGTCATTCACACCTTAAAAGCAAAGAACTGGCAGTTTTATACATTTATCGGTGTGGGAGGAGTACGTTTTGTGTGTTCTTGGAACACTACACAATCAAGGATTGATGAATTGATTGATGATATTAAAAAAGCAATCATAACTATCTGA
- a CDS encoding ATP-grasp domain-containing protein produces the protein MNRLAWNGFFIKDYVKSLKTSVGSIINKPSEIGTVVSEMQKFRGSIEGGICVRRIEDFVPETERRYFVVSGKAFAALPDEEVPEIVEECAKRIGSQFFSVDVIERRDGTKRIVEIGDGQVSDIVEWTAERFAQLWLR, from the coding sequence TTGAACAGACTTGCTTGGAACGGATTTTTTATCAAAGATTACGTTAAATCTCTCAAAACCTCAGTTGGTTCCATAATTAATAAACCTTCGGAAATAGGAACAGTGGTGTCTGAAATGCAGAAGTTTCGAGGCAGTATTGAGGGAGGTATTTGTGTGCGGCGGATTGAAGATTTTGTACCCGAAACGGAGAGGCGTTACTTTGTTGTATCTGGTAAAGCTTTTGCCGCTTTACCAGATGAAGAAGTTCCAGAGATTGTTGAAGAGTGTGCAAAGCGGATTGGAAGCCAATTTTTTTCTGTAGATGTAATAGAGCGTAGAGACGGTACTAAGAGGATCGTAGAAATTGGTGATGGGCAGGTATCAGATATTGTAGAATGGACGGCTGAACGTTTCGCTCAACTTTGGTTGAGGTGA
- a CDS encoding amylo-alpha-1,6-glucosidase, producing MCIEFGREICGNLDTAESREWLVTNGIGGYASGTVAGLLTRRYHGLLLTALKPPLGRTLLLAKLDETILYDNRSYSLDTNRWADGTVSPHGYQNIERFSLEGTIPLWRFAVADALLEKRVWMQQGVNTTYVQYTLRRATQPLKLTLKAMVNYRDYHSDTQSNGWKMSIEEVEQGICVTAYPGAVPMYLLSDGGSASVADNWYYGFDLAVERYRGLRDREDHLHAATFEVTLNPGEAIAFVASTEKQANLNAEAALKLRRAQEQKLTGIWKTNQPLKTKESPIWIKQLILAADQFIVDRPVPEDPNGKTIIAGYHWFGDWGRDTMISLPGLTISTGRPEVARSILRTFARYVDQGMLPNRFPDAGEQPEYNTVDATLWYFEAVRAYYSATDDDTLLGELFPILADIIDWHCRGTRYNIHLDPADGLLFAGVAGVQLTWMDAKVDDWVVTPRIGKPIEVNALWYNALRRMAKFARHLGKPHQEYEAMADRAKYRFSRFWNEETGYCYDVLDSPDGDDAALRPNQIFAVSLPESPLTLAQQKSVVEVCGRSLLTSHGLRSLAPDHPQYQGKYGGNQYQRDGAYHLGTVWGWLLGPFVLAHLRVYKNPEQARQFLEPMANHLTTHGLGSLSEIFDGDAPMTARGCIAQAWTVAEVLRAWLATEN from the coding sequence ATGTGTATAGAATTTGGGCGGGAAATCTGCGGCAATCTTGACACGGCAGAGTCACGGGAATGGTTAGTTACTAACGGTATTGGTGGTTACGCTTCTGGAACTGTGGCTGGTTTATTGACCCGCCGCTATCACGGACTATTGCTAACAGCATTGAAACCACCTTTAGGTCGTACCTTACTGCTGGCAAAACTAGATGAAACTATCCTGTATGACAATCGCTCTTATTCTCTAGACACCAATCGTTGGGCTGATGGGACTGTCAGCCCTCACGGTTATCAAAATATTGAACGTTTTTCTCTGGAAGGTACAATTCCCTTATGGCGTTTTGCTGTTGCCGATGCCTTGTTAGAAAAACGGGTGTGGATGCAACAAGGTGTTAACACAACTTATGTCCAATATACTTTGCGTCGTGCTACGCAACCTCTGAAGTTGACCCTCAAAGCAATGGTCAACTACCGCGATTATCACAGCGACACCCAAAGTAATGGCTGGAAGATGTCTATTGAGGAAGTCGAACAAGGGATTTGTGTAACTGCTTATCCGGGTGCTGTACCAATGTATTTACTGAGCGATGGTGGTAGTGCATCTGTCGCCGACAATTGGTATTATGGCTTTGACTTGGCTGTTGAGCGCTATCGGGGATTGAGAGATAGAGAAGACCATCTCCACGCTGCGACTTTTGAAGTAACACTAAATCCTGGGGAAGCAATCGCATTTGTAGCCAGCACAGAAAAGCAAGCAAATCTTAATGCCGAGGCTGCACTTAAGTTACGTCGCGCTCAAGAGCAGAAGCTAACAGGAATTTGGAAAACTAATCAACCCCTCAAGACGAAGGAATCACCTATCTGGATCAAGCAACTAATACTAGCTGCCGACCAGTTTATTGTTGACCGTCCAGTGCCAGAAGACCCCAACGGCAAAACCATCATCGCTGGTTATCACTGGTTTGGCGACTGGGGACGCGACACCATGATTAGTCTACCTGGTTTGACAATTTCGACTGGTCGCCCAGAGGTAGCACGCTCAATTCTTCGCACCTTTGCCAGATACGTAGACCAAGGAATGTTGCCAAATCGCTTTCCTGATGCAGGTGAGCAACCAGAATATAATACAGTCGATGCCACTCTCTGGTACTTTGAAGCAGTCCGCGCCTACTACAGCGCTACGGATGATGATACTTTGCTTGGTGAACTCTTTCCTATACTTGCAGATATCATTGATTGGCACTGTCGCGGTACACGCTACAACATCCATCTCGATCCGGCCGATGGCTTACTGTTTGCAGGTGTTGCAGGTGTACAACTGACTTGGATGGATGCGAAAGTTGATGATTGGGTAGTTACGCCCCGAATTGGCAAACCGATTGAAGTTAATGCCCTCTGGTATAATGCTTTACGGAGAATGGCAAAGTTTGCCCGTCACCTTGGTAAACCACACCAAGAATATGAGGCAATGGCAGACCGGGCTAAGTATAGATTTTCTCGCTTCTGGAATGAAGAGACAGGTTATTGCTATGACGTTCTAGACAGTCCTGATGGTGATGATGCAGCATTGCGACCTAACCAAATATTTGCTGTTTCGCTACCAGAAAGCCCGCTAACACTTGCCCAGCAAAAGAGTGTAGTGGAAGTTTGCGGGCGATCGCTGCTGACTTCTCATGGATTGCGATCGCTTGCCCCTGACCATCCCCAATATCAGGGTAAATACGGTGGTAATCAGTATCAACGTGATGGCGCTTACCACCTGGGGACAGTTTGGGGTTGGTTATTGGGGCCCTTTGTATTAGCACACCTGCGCGTCTACAAAAATCCTGAGCAGGCTCGTCAATTTTTAGAACCAATGGCTAATCATCTTACTACACACGGTCTTGGTAGTCTCAGCGAAATTTTTGATGGTGATGCCCCGATGACTGCACGGGGATGTATTGCCCAAGCGTGGACAGTGGCAGAGGTTTTACGCGCTTGGCTGGCGACAGAGAATTGA
- a CDS encoding heavy metal translocating P-type ATPase, whose protein sequence is MDTLTLKLRGMSCAGCANNIEKAIRSVPGVIDCNVNFGAEQAAIRYDRSLANLEKIQTAIAAAGYSSDSLQEELLSEEDDAEIASRQALQRELFLKVIVGGVISIFLFLGSLPMMTGLNFPLIPSFLQNPWIQLALTTPVIFWCGGSFYRNGWKSLKRHTATMDTLIALGTSAAYLYSLFVTVFPKFFIVQGLIPHVYYEVAAIVITLILLGRLLENRARGETSEAIRKLIGLQARDARVIRDGVEIDVPVAEVRINDVILVRPGEKIPVDGEVIAGASTVDEAMVTGESLPVKKQPGDEVIGATINGAGAFQFRVTRVGNDTFLAQIVKLVQQAQGSKAPIQRLADQVTGWFVPAVIAIAIATFVIWFNFTGNLTLATMTTVGVLIIACPCALGLATPTSVMVGTGKGAENGILIKGADSLELAHKIQTIVLDKTGTLTQGKPTVTDFVTVNGTANGNEIKLLQLAATVERNSEHPLAEAVVKYAQSQEVSLTEVQNFQANAGSGVQAVVSNQLVQIGTQRWLTELGINTMTLQQYKDAWETAGKTVILIAVDGELQGIMGIADALKPSSTAVVKALQKLGLEVVMLTGDNRKTADAIAAEVGIEQIFAEVRPDQKAAIIQSLQKGELGTRDWGLGKILPNTQYFDLPRLRSAQVAQYKSPVPNRQSLVAMVGDGINDAPALAQADVGIAIGTGTDVAIAASDITLISGDLQGIVTAIQLSRATINNIRQNLFFAFIYNVIGIPIAAGILFPIFGWLLNPIIAGAAMALSSLSVVSNALRLRNFRPKTNS, encoded by the coding sequence ATGGATACTCTCACACTCAAACTTCGAGGCATGAGTTGCGCTGGTTGCGCCAACAACATCGAAAAGGCAATTCGCTCTGTTCCTGGGGTGATTGACTGCAACGTTAACTTTGGAGCAGAACAAGCCGCCATTAGGTACGATCGCTCTCTAGCCAATTTAGAGAAAATTCAAACTGCGATCGCAGCTGCGGGATACTCTTCTGACTCACTCCAGGAAGAATTGCTCTCTGAAGAAGATGATGCAGAGATTGCAAGTAGGCAAGCATTACAACGCGAACTTTTCCTCAAGGTAATTGTGGGAGGTGTAATCAGCATTTTCCTCTTTTTGGGGTCGTTGCCCATGATGACTGGGCTGAACTTCCCCTTAATTCCCAGCTTCTTGCAAAATCCTTGGATACAATTAGCGCTGACAACACCTGTCATATTTTGGTGTGGTGGATCTTTTTACCGCAATGGTTGGAAAAGTCTCAAGCGCCATACGGCGACGATGGACACGCTGATTGCTTTGGGTACAAGTGCAGCGTATCTATATTCTTTGTTTGTCACTGTTTTCCCGAAATTTTTTATTGTTCAGGGCTTGATACCTCATGTTTATTATGAAGTTGCCGCCATTGTTATTACCTTAATTTTATTGGGGCGGTTATTGGAAAATCGCGCTAGGGGAGAAACTTCTGAAGCTATCCGCAAACTGATCGGATTGCAAGCCAGAGATGCCAGAGTTATCCGTGATGGTGTGGAAATTGATGTTCCCGTTGCTGAAGTCAGAATCAACGATGTGATTTTGGTACGTCCTGGTGAAAAGATTCCAGTTGATGGCGAGGTGATTGCAGGCGCTTCGACAGTAGATGAAGCGATGGTGACTGGTGAAAGTTTGCCAGTCAAAAAGCAGCCAGGAGATGAAGTGATTGGGGCGACGATTAACGGTGCGGGTGCGTTTCAGTTTCGGGTGACACGAGTTGGAAATGATACGTTTTTGGCTCAAATCGTCAAACTAGTGCAACAAGCCCAAGGTTCTAAAGCACCAATTCAGCGCTTGGCAGATCAAGTTACAGGATGGTTTGTACCAGCTGTAATTGCGATCGCGATCGCCACTTTCGTCATTTGGTTTAATTTCACTGGCAACCTTACCCTCGCAACAATGACAACGGTGGGTGTACTAATTATCGCTTGTCCTTGTGCTTTGGGTTTAGCTACCCCCACATCTGTAATGGTGGGGACAGGGAAAGGTGCAGAAAATGGCATCTTGATTAAGGGTGCGGATAGCTTAGAACTAGCACACAAAATTCAAACCATCGTTTTAGATAAAACCGGCACTTTGACTCAAGGGAAACCCACAGTTACAGACTTTGTGACTGTTAACGGTACAGCTAATGGGAATGAAATCAAGCTTTTACAGTTAGCAGCAACAGTAGAACGGAATTCTGAGCATCCTTTAGCTGAAGCGGTGGTGAAATACGCCCAGTCTCAAGAGGTGAGTTTAACGGAGGTACAGAATTTTCAGGCTAATGCAGGTAGTGGTGTCCAAGCAGTTGTTTCAAATCAGCTTGTACAAATTGGTACACAACGCTGGTTAACAGAACTTGGAATTAACACCATGACTCTTCAGCAGTATAAAGATGCCTGGGAAACTGCTGGTAAAACAGTCATTTTGATTGCTGTAGATGGTGAACTACAAGGAATAATGGGTATTGCCGATGCCCTGAAACCTTCATCAACAGCAGTGGTAAAAGCTTTACAGAAGCTAGGTTTAGAAGTAGTAATGCTGACTGGAGACAATCGGAAAACGGCAGATGCGATCGCAGCAGAAGTTGGCATTGAGCAAATCTTTGCTGAAGTGCGTCCAGATCAAAAGGCGGCGATTATCCAATCTCTTCAGAAAGGCGAACTGGGGACTAGGGACTGGGGACTGGGGAAAATTCTTCCCAATACCCAATACTTCGACTTACCTCGACTTCGCTCGGCACAAGTCGCTCAGTACAAGTCCCCAGTACCCAATCGCCAATCCCTTGTTGCGATGGTGGGCGATGGTATAAATGATGCACCAGCCCTAGCACAAGCTGATGTGGGAATTGCTATTGGTACAGGAACAGATGTTGCGATCGCAGCTAGCGATATCACTCTAATTTCTGGAGATTTGCAAGGAATCGTCACAGCTATTCAACTCAGCCGTGCCACCATCAACAATATCAGGCAAAATCTCTTCTTTGCCTTTATTTACAACGTCATTGGTATTCCCATCGCGGCTGGAATTTTGTTCCCTATCTTTGGTTGGTTACTCAATCCAATTATCGCCGGCGCTGCGATGGCTCTTTCTTCGCTTTCTGTCGTTAGCAACGCCCTCAGATTGCGTAACTTTCGACCAAAAACTAACTCATAA
- a CDS encoding quercetin 2,3-dioxygenase, protein MTVNLQGILQQPGQGSSYWVLGDLYTFKAVGEETGQAYALVEITVQPQNGTPPHIHSHEDEAFYIQEGELEFQLDEQIIIATPGTFLHSPKGQLHRFSNIGAKPAKLLCWFTPAGLEKFFMEVGVPVSDRMQLPSVSPADMEKAMTAASKYGLEIIPPSAASSQV, encoded by the coding sequence ATGACAGTCAATCTACAAGGAATATTACAGCAACCGGGACAAGGTTCTTCATACTGGGTGCTTGGAGATTTGTATACTTTTAAGGCAGTGGGTGAAGAAACTGGTCAAGCTTATGCTCTAGTGGAGATTACCGTTCAACCACAAAACGGTACACCTCCCCACATTCATAGTCACGAAGACGAAGCTTTCTATATTCAAGAGGGAGAATTGGAATTTCAGCTTGATGAGCAAATTATCATAGCAACTCCTGGAACTTTTCTTCACTCTCCCAAAGGTCAACTCCACAGGTTTTCAAATATTGGTGCAAAGCCAGCAAAATTGCTTTGTTGGTTCACACCAGCAGGGTTGGAGAAATTTTTTATGGAAGTAGGTGTGCCAGTCTCAGACAGAATGCAATTACCTAGCGTTAGTCCCGCAGATATGGAAAAAGCGATGACAGCTGCTTCAAAATATGGTCTTGAAATTATTCCGCCGTCTGCTGCATCTTCGCAGGTGTAA
- a CDS encoding cell wall metabolism sensor histidine kinase WalK, whose translation MKQIRKVWINIDLFSLQSRLTIGIAAFSGLVLGSLATWTSWKMQQILVDSHKYNIEQIAKRLPQDVQIYSEMMQPETGLQKAINNLANTNILLWLKSPDNKIIVKSATLDLVSDTKVAELMSLTKMPIKPQVYQVNESYFVLCGSSVQVKGKLLGELFVVKDITREQKMFLGMVQSLAIISVLAIIILTAAIAFYIQRSLQPLRQLNQMAAVISAEDLGQPQLSVDNAPSEVKELAQTLTMLLSRLSQSWKQEREFVSNVSHELRTPLTIVHGYLQSVLRRQNNLTQTQQEALETAASEAERTIRLLQDLLDLARADNGYLYFQMKSYVLNDLVEEVVMMAKKYSDRIIKIESKFDGIEVKADYSRLKQVLLNLIDNAIKYSEADTPIIFKLNQLEDKAIIQVCDKGYGIPLQQQARIFERFYRVDESRSHTTGGCGLGLSIVKTLVEGMGGSVSVQSKLGEGSTFTITLPTYSSAI comes from the coding sequence GTGAAGCAAATCAGAAAAGTTTGGATAAACATAGACCTATTTTCCTTACAGTCACGCCTCACAATTGGTATTGCTGCATTCTCAGGTTTGGTATTAGGTAGCCTTGCTACATGGACTAGTTGGAAAATGCAGCAAATCTTAGTTGATAGTCATAAGTACAATATAGAACAAATCGCCAAACGCTTGCCGCAAGATGTACAAATTTATAGTGAAATGATGCAACCGGAAACTGGGTTGCAAAAGGCGATTAATAACTTGGCAAATACCAACATATTATTATGGTTAAAAAGTCCTGATAATAAAATTATAGTAAAATCTGCCACTTTAGATTTGGTATCTGATACTAAAGTAGCTGAGTTAATGTCTTTAACTAAGATGCCAATTAAACCACAAGTTTATCAAGTCAACGAAAGCTATTTTGTTTTATGTGGTAGTTCTGTACAAGTGAAGGGTAAGTTATTGGGTGAGTTATTTGTAGTCAAGGATATTACCCGCGAACAGAAAATGTTTCTGGGAATGGTGCAGAGTTTAGCGATTATTAGTGTTTTGGCAATTATTATTTTAACTGCTGCGATCGCATTTTACATCCAGCGTTCTCTGCAACCTCTACGCCAGCTAAATCAAATGGCTGCTGTGATTTCGGCTGAAGATTTAGGACAACCACAGCTATCTGTAGATAATGCGCCCAGCGAAGTTAAAGAGCTAGCTCAAACTTTAACTATGCTGTTATCCCGTTTATCCCAATCTTGGAAGCAGGAACGGGAATTTGTGAGTAATGTTTCTCACGAATTACGCACACCTTTAACCATTGTACATGGTTACTTACAAAGCGTCTTACGAAGGCAAAATAATTTAACACAAACCCAACAAGAAGCTTTAGAAACTGCGGCATCGGAAGCTGAACGCACTATCCGTCTGCTACAAGATTTACTTGATTTAGCACGAGCAGATAATGGTTACTTATATTTTCAAATGAAATCTTATGTGCTAAATGACTTGGTTGAAGAAGTGGTGATGATGGCAAAAAAATATAGCGATCGCATAATTAAAATCGAGTCAAAATTCGATGGGATTGAGGTGAAAGCAGATTACAGCCGCCTTAAACAAGTATTATTGAATTTGATTGATAATGCCATTAAGTATTCCGAAGCTGATACACCCATAATTTTTAAATTAAACCAACTTGAAGATAAGGCAATCATTCAAGTTTGTGACAAAGGTTATGGAATTCCTTTGCAACAGCAAGCACGGATATTTGAGAGATTTTACCGCGTAGATGAATCCCGCTCTCATACTACCGGGGGTTGTGGTTTGGGTTTATCTATTGTCAAGACACTTGTTGAGGGTATGGGGGGTAGTGTCAGTGTCCAATCAAAGTTAGGGGAAGGGAGTACATTTACAATTACTTTACCGACATATAGCAGTGCTATCTGA
- a CDS encoding HD domain-containing protein, with protein MEKYQLSPKNWSQEIYIKALKKAAYAHQGQKMAGSEIPYLMHLNLVSMEVIAAISVETEHDGNLAIQCAILHDTIEDTNTTFEEIRTEFGESVANGVLALTKDETLAKNLQMADSLQRIKKQPKEIWMVKLADRITNLQAPPHYWTQDKIIRYREEGIQIYEALQDASPFLACRLAKLIEDYKAFIN; from the coding sequence ATGGAAAAATACCAACTCAGCCCAAAAAACTGGTCTCAAGAAATTTACATTAAAGCCTTAAAGAAAGCAGCATACGCACATCAAGGTCAGAAAATGGCAGGTTCAGAAATACCTTACCTTATGCACTTGAATCTTGTGAGTATGGAGGTAATTGCAGCCATAAGTGTGGAAACAGAACATGATGGAAATCTTGCTATTCAATGTGCTATTTTGCATGACACAATCGAAGATACTAATACAACGTTTGAAGAAATTAGAACCGAATTTGGTGAATCAGTAGCTAATGGTGTACTTGCACTGACTAAAGATGAAACTTTAGCAAAAAATCTCCAAATGGCAGATAGTTTACAAAGGATAAAAAAGCAACCAAAAGAAATATGGATGGTGAAATTAGCCGATAGAATCACTAACCTACAAGCACCACCACATTATTGGACTCAAGATAAAATTATTCGATATCGAGAAGAAGGTATTCAAATTTATGAAGCTTTGCAGGATGCAAGTCCATTTCTTGCTTGCCGCTTGGCAAAGTTAATTGAAGATTACAAAGCATTTATCAATTAA